The Synechocystis sp. PCC 7509 genome includes a window with the following:
- a CDS encoding ankyrin repeat domain-containing protein — MASNQDILLLKAAKIGNIKQVIALLAAGADVNAKTRDRTTVLMFATIGGYSEIVRLLIERGADLNAHRKFGATALMLAAANHQVDGTQILLSYGAEVNATNDDGSTALMAASLKNDLEIVQLLLAAGADIFIKDRDEDTALIVAVQHGHTKVVRSLLAAGTDINRSKHGETALMLAAVQGHSQIVQVLLEYGAALNSKNLDGRTALMQAVVASSLPEIELLLAKGADANIQDSEGETALMLSCDLGNFKIVQLLLQGADLNVKNKEGETALMAAVAGGYSAVAVSLIDRGADINAQDFNGDTALHLAAVEGYYELVQILLERGANPSLTNQLGDSPLLLAVLQGHSKIVAALLSHRADLNAPMGELLTIAAAQGDRATVQVLLDFGCDPNFQGSDGKTALIKAAQSDRLAIIQLLVAKTDVNLQDTAQATALMWAASRGDFQAVQLLVQAGANIDIKNRGGYTALALAEFNGYKNIVEMLQLEK; from the coding sequence ATGGCTTCTAATCAGGATATTTTGTTGCTTAAAGCGGCAAAAATTGGCAACATTAAGCAAGTTATAGCGTTATTAGCAGCAGGGGCGGATGTCAATGCCAAAACGCGCGATCGCACTACGGTTTTAATGTTTGCCACGATAGGAGGCTATAGCGAAATTGTCCGTTTGCTAATTGAACGGGGCGCCGATCTCAATGCCCATCGCAAATTTGGAGCCACCGCCCTGATGTTAGCGGCGGCAAATCATCAAGTTGATGGCACACAAATTTTGCTCAGTTACGGTGCGGAGGTCAACGCCACAAATGACGATGGTAGTACAGCATTAATGGCAGCGTCCCTAAAAAATGATCTTGAAATTGTCCAACTGCTTCTAGCTGCTGGGGCAGATATCTTTATCAAAGATCGAGATGAAGATACGGCGCTAATTGTAGCTGTACAGCACGGACACACTAAAGTAGTGCGCAGTCTTTTAGCCGCAGGTACAGATATAAATCGTTCTAAACACGGCGAAACAGCTTTAATGTTGGCTGCCGTCCAAGGACACAGTCAAATAGTACAGGTATTGTTGGAGTATGGAGCAGCGCTAAATAGTAAAAACTTAGACGGTAGAACGGCTTTAATGCAAGCGGTAGTCGCGTCGTCCCTACCGGAGATTGAGTTATTGCTTGCTAAAGGCGCAGACGCAAATATTCAAGACAGCGAAGGCGAAACAGCTTTAATGCTGAGTTGCGACTTGGGTAATTTTAAAATTGTCCAACTACTGCTACAGGGAGCGGATCTAAACGTCAAAAACAAAGAGGGAGAAACTGCACTCATGGCGGCGGTGGCGGGGGGCTATAGTGCCGTTGCGGTGTCCTTAATCGATCGCGGTGCAGATATCAACGCCCAAGACTTTAATGGCGACACAGCCCTCCATTTGGCGGCGGTGGAAGGCTACTATGAGCTTGTACAAATTTTATTAGAGCGCGGTGCTAATCCCTCATTAACTAATCAGCTAGGAGATTCACCTTTATTACTAGCAGTTTTGCAGGGACACAGCAAAATTGTCGCCGCGCTATTGAGTCACAGAGCCGATTTGAACGCGCCGATGGGGGAATTGTTAACTATTGCCGCAGCCCAAGGCGATCGCGCTACTGTACAGGTACTACTAGATTTTGGATGCGATCCCAATTTTCAAGGCTCTGATGGCAAGACAGCTTTAATTAAAGCCGCCCAAAGCGATCGCCTAGCCATAATCCAACTATTGGTAGCAAAAACCGATGTCAACCTCCAAGACACTGCTCAAGCTACAGCCTTGATGTGGGCAGCTTCACGGGGCGATTTTCAAGCAGTGCAATTATTGGTGCAAGCTGGAGCCAATATAGACATAAAAAATCGCGGCGGTTACACAGCTTTAGCATTGGCAGAATTTAATGGTTACAAAAATATCGTGGAAATGTTGCAGTTAGAAAAATAA
- a CDS encoding hybrid sensor histidine kinase/response regulator, whose amino-acid sequence MNKILVIEDEFLIRENLLERLGSEGFDTLGAENGLDGVKLALADRPDLIICDVMMPELDGYEVLKTLRQNPNTAAIPFIFLTAKADKASLRQGMELGADDYLTKPFTKTELLGAIATRLEKQAVVAQHFEEELVSFVQSITDALPEELLSPIYQIFNLTQKLVDEHDSIAPQELLTVAEHINHSTMYLHRLMENFIIYSKLKSLNLNSQEVEVLSNCRTSNPNTVIVEVATQKATQYGREADLTLNIARAGVKIAEQDLRKIGEEVIDNAFKFSEDGTPVQIKATVDNDLFQLTVSNSGCAMTLEQIASIGACRQFEREFYEQRGCGLGLVIAKKLAELHDGQLIIKSAKTEPTTTVCIDLKCA is encoded by the coding sequence ATGAATAAGATTTTAGTAATTGAAGACGAGTTTTTGATTAGAGAAAACCTGTTAGAACGTCTTGGATCTGAGGGGTTTGATACATTAGGTGCAGAAAACGGTTTAGACGGAGTAAAGTTAGCTCTAGCCGATCGCCCGGATTTGATTATTTGCGATGTGATGATGCCGGAGCTAGATGGTTATGAAGTGCTAAAAACTTTGCGCCAAAACCCAAATACTGCCGCAATCCCGTTTATTTTTTTGACGGCAAAAGCTGATAAAGCTTCCTTGCGTCAAGGAATGGAATTAGGAGCAGATGATTACTTAACCAAACCATTTACAAAAACCGAATTGTTGGGAGCGATCGCCACTCGCCTCGAAAAACAAGCTGTTGTCGCTCAACACTTTGAAGAAGAATTAGTTAGTTTTGTTCAAAGTATCACCGACGCACTACCCGAAGAACTGCTCAGTCCAATTTATCAAATTTTTAACTTGACTCAAAAGCTAGTAGACGAACACGATTCAATTGCCCCCCAGGAACTACTCACCGTCGCCGAGCATATTAATCATTCAACAATGTACCTGCATCGGTTGATGGAAAACTTCATTATTTACTCAAAACTAAAGTCTTTAAACCTCAATTCCCAAGAAGTTGAAGTATTGAGCAATTGTCGGACATCTAACCCCAACACGGTAATTGTAGAAGTAGCAACTCAAAAAGCTACGCAGTACGGGCGGGAGGCAGACTTAACTTTAAATATCGCTCGCGCTGGGGTAAAAATTGCCGAACAAGATTTGCGAAAAATCGGTGAAGAAGTTATTGATAATGCTTTTAAGTTCTCCGAAGATGGGACACCCGTACAGATTAAAGCCACTGTAGATAATGACCTTTTTCAGCTAACGGTTTCTAATAGTGGGTGTGCGATGACTTTAGAGCAAATTGCCAGTATCGGCGCGTGCAGACAATTTGAGCGCGAGTTTTACGAGCAGCGTGGTTGTGGTTTAGGGTTAGTGATTGCCAAGAAGCTTGCTGAACTCCACGATGGGCAATTAATAATCAAATCTGCAAAAACCGAGCCAACTACTACTGTGTGTATCGATCTCAAGTGCGCTTGA
- a CDS encoding PAS domain S-box protein, whose protein sequence is MKAPLPSNEAARLLAVSNYEILDTAIESVFDDLTRLAAYICGVPTAMISLIDRDRQWFKSKLGIEILQTARDDAFCAHAILQIEPLIIPDAELDERFADNPLVTGKPGIRFYAGAPLIDPEGFSLGTLCVIDYVPRQLSNEQQDALVVLSRQVMTQLRLRRNLVALQESTTQCQKADETLQKVVRFQQGILDGANYSIISTTKDGIIQTVNAATERWLGYTATELIGQTPGLIHDLEEVTQYAGELSQKMGRTIEAGFEVFVAKARYGQVDEREWTYIRSDGSRFPVMLSVTALRDRYDNIIGFIGIAKDISDRIQVQEALKKSEQKLAMHFEQTPVAILEWDLNFNITNWNRAAENIFGYYPQEAIGCHATGLLVPEAARSDVERVMTELLTQAGGAHHINENITKDGKTIVCEWFNTPLVDSNGDVVGVASLAQDISDRFNAEKALQESEKNYRSVVDNVKEVIFQTDAMGLWTFLNPAWTEITEFTIDESLGTNFLDYIHESDRQQNLEFFLYLLQRQQQYCRHEVRYLTKYGGYRWIEVYARLTLDEQGNILGTSGTLQDITENKQAAAALRESEKLFKAVFDQAFQFIGLLTCDGVVLEVNQTALDFAGVKLKEVVGHLFWETTWWRHSPVVQIEQLKDAIYQAQAGNFVRYEVEIVGTGNIVVTVDFSIKPVTDEIGNVVLLLLEGRDITERKQTEAAFRSSLATNHALVNALPDLMFRISADGIFVNFKASKTHQVPIPPEEFLGKSVCEVMPTDVAELTMNGIKNAIATGELQVFECQMFLNDPTCQYEARISVSGENEAIVIVRDITERKRAETEVSSALKTEKHLNELKSRFVSMTSHEFRTPLTTILSSAELLEDFGAIWSEEKKQLYFHRIKDTVKHMTQLLDDVMLIGKAEMGKLDCHPILLDVVQFCRDLVDELHPASIRNHHIAFVSQTNELHAYIDEKLLRHILSNLLSNAIKYSPNGGIINFDLDCQQKEVSFKIQDRGIGIPKIEQEGLFSSFYRASNVGNISGTGLGLAIVKKAVDSHQGKIAVESAVGIGSTFLVSIPLTTPEKIYE, encoded by the coding sequence GTGAAAGCGCCATTACCCAGTAATGAAGCTGCCAGATTGCTTGCAGTGAGTAATTATGAAATTCTTGATACTGCAATTGAAAGTGTTTTTGACGATCTAACACGTTTGGCAGCGTATATTTGTGGAGTTCCCACAGCAATGATTAGTTTAATTGATCGCGATCGCCAGTGGTTCAAATCTAAGCTTGGCATCGAAATCTTGCAAACTGCTAGAGATGATGCCTTTTGCGCCCATGCGATTTTACAAATAGAGCCGTTAATTATCCCTGATGCCGAGCTTGACGAGCGTTTTGCTGACAATCCTCTAGTTACGGGCAAGCCTGGTATCCGATTTTATGCGGGCGCACCATTAATCGATCCTGAAGGTTTTTCTTTAGGTACTTTGTGTGTAATAGACTATGTACCCCGCCAACTAAGCAACGAACAACAAGATGCTTTAGTAGTTTTGTCGCGGCAAGTGATGACGCAATTACGTTTACGGCGCAACTTAGTAGCACTCCAAGAGTCTACAACTCAATGCCAAAAAGCCGACGAAACTCTCCAAAAAGTGGTCAGGTTTCAGCAAGGGATTTTGGATGGGGCAAATTATTCAATTATCTCCACCACTAAAGACGGAATTATTCAAACTGTTAATGCTGCTACCGAGCGCTGGTTGGGATATACAGCCACAGAACTTATTGGGCAAACTCCTGGGTTGATTCACGATTTAGAGGAAGTCACACAGTACGCGGGCGAACTCTCCCAAAAAATGGGAAGAACCATTGAGGCAGGATTTGAAGTTTTTGTAGCCAAAGCCCGTTACGGACAGGTAGACGAGCGGGAATGGACTTATATTCGCTCTGATGGTAGCCGTTTTCCTGTCATGCTATCGGTTACAGCTTTACGCGATCGCTACGATAATATTATAGGCTTTATTGGCATTGCTAAAGATATAAGCGATCGCATCCAAGTTCAAGAAGCTCTCAAAAAGTCCGAGCAAAAACTAGCAATGCACTTTGAGCAAACGCCAGTAGCGATTTTGGAATGGGACTTGAACTTTAATATTACTAACTGGAATCGGGCAGCAGAAAATATTTTTGGCTACTACCCACAAGAAGCTATTGGTTGCCATGCGACGGGGCTATTAGTACCAGAAGCGGCGCGAAGCGATGTAGAACGAGTAATGACGGAGTTATTGACGCAAGCAGGCGGCGCTCATCACATCAATGAAAATATTACCAAAGATGGCAAAACAATTGTTTGCGAGTGGTTTAATACTCCTTTAGTAGATAGCAATGGCGATGTAGTGGGGGTTGCCTCTTTAGCTCAAGATATCAGCGATCGCTTTAATGCCGAAAAAGCCCTGCAAGAGAGCGAAAAGAATTATCGCTCGGTAGTTGATAACGTTAAAGAGGTGATTTTTCAAACAGATGCGATGGGATTGTGGACTTTTCTCAATCCAGCTTGGACAGAAATTACCGAATTTACCATTGATGAAAGTCTGGGAACAAATTTCTTAGACTACATTCATGAAAGCGATCGCCAGCAAAATCTAGAATTTTTCCTTTATCTCCTTCAACGTCAGCAACAATACTGCCGTCATGAAGTTCGTTACTTGACAAAGTACGGCGGCTATCGTTGGATTGAAGTTTATGCGCGTTTGACCTTGGACGAACAGGGAAATATTTTAGGTACTTCGGGTACGCTCCAAGATATCACCGAAAACAAACAAGCTGCCGCCGCGCTAAGAGAAAGCGAGAAACTATTTAAAGCTGTATTTGACCAAGCGTTTCAGTTTATTGGGCTGCTAACTTGCGATGGTGTGGTGCTAGAAGTAAACCAAACTGCTCTTGATTTTGCTGGGGTAAAGCTTAAAGAAGTCGTAGGACACCTCTTTTGGGAAACAACTTGGTGGCGGCATTCTCCAGTAGTCCAAATTGAACAACTTAAAGATGCGATTTATCAGGCACAGGCAGGGAATTTTGTTCGCTACGAAGTAGAGATTGTTGGTACGGGAAATATAGTGGTTACAGTGGATTTCTCAATTAAGCCCGTCACCGACGAAATAGGTAATGTTGTTTTACTGCTATTGGAAGGTCGAGATATTACCGAACGCAAGCAAACCGAGGCAGCCTTTCGTTCTAGCCTAGCTACCAATCACGCCTTAGTTAATGCTTTACCAGACTTGATGTTTCGGATTAGCGCTGATGGTATTTTTGTGAATTTTAAAGCCAGTAAAACTCATCAGGTGCCAATACCCCCAGAGGAATTTTTGGGTAAAAGCGTTTGTGAGGTAATGCCTACGGATGTAGCCGAACTGACAATGAATGGAATTAAAAATGCGATCGCCACCGGAGAATTACAAGTTTTTGAGTGTCAGATGTTTTTGAACGATCCGACTTGTCAATACGAGGCTCGGATTTCTGTAAGTGGGGAAAATGAAGCGATCGTTATAGTTAGAGATATTACCGAGCGTAAGCGAGCAGAAACGGAAGTTAGTAGTGCGCTAAAAACAGAAAAACATCTAAACGAATTGAAGTCCCGTTTTGTGAGTATGACTTCCCACGAGTTTCGCACGCCGCTAACTACTATCTTATCTTCGGCGGAATTGCTAGAAGACTTTGGTGCTATTTGGAGCGAAGAAAAAAAACAGTTATATTTTCATCGCATTAAAGATACGGTCAAGCACATGACGCAATTATTAGATGACGTGATGTTAATTGGCAAAGCCGAAATGGGTAAACTAGATTGTCATCCCATATTGCTGGATGTAGTTCAATTTTGCCGTGATTTGGTAGACGAACTACACCCGGCTAGTATCAGAAATCACCATATCGCTTTTGTGAGCCAAACTAACGAGCTTCACGCTTACATAGATGAAAAACTATTACGGCATATTTTGAGTAATTTACTATCAAATGCGATTAAGTATTCACCTAATGGAGGGATAATTAATTTTGATCTTGATTGCCAGCAAAAAGAAGTAAGTTTTAAAATTCAAGATCGAGGTATTGGCATTCCAAAGATTGAACAAGAGGGCTTGTTTAGCTCGTTTTATAGAGCCAGCAATGTTGGTAATATTTCCGGGACGGGTTTGGGACTTGCGATCGTCAAAAAGGCGGTAGACTCACATCAAGGAAAAATTGCTGTAGAAAGTGCCGTTGGTATAGGTAGCACATTTTTAGTTTCTATTCCTCTCACAACACCAGAAAAAATATATGAATAA
- a CDS encoding response regulator codes for MTSRKILVIDDSRVIRVRVKEMLPPGNFEVLEAKDGLEGINLIRQELPNLIMLDFLLPKMSGWEVFQQIQQNPELRKIPLVLMSGRKEEVIEKIQEPFEHFEFILKPFEQKDLIGAIKSAMAKSKLPAKGTTTAAGITRSSTYSTGFAEIQVMQQKIMSMQAEINALKQQIGQIVGFINKK; via the coding sequence ATGACCAGCCGTAAAATTTTAGTTATTGATGACAGCCGCGTAATTCGAGTACGGGTAAAAGAAATGTTGCCCCCAGGTAACTTTGAAGTTTTAGAAGCTAAAGACGGATTAGAAGGGATCAATTTAATTCGCCAAGAACTGCCTAACTTAATTATGCTTGATTTTCTCTTGCCTAAAATGAGCGGTTGGGAAGTATTTCAGCAAATTCAACAGAACCCGGAACTACGCAAAATCCCCTTAGTTTTAATGTCTGGGCGCAAAGAAGAAGTAATAGAGAAAATTCAAGAGCCGTTTGAGCATTTTGAATTTATTTTAAAGCCCTTTGAGCAAAAAGATTTAATTGGCGCTATCAAGTCAGCAATGGCAAAATCTAAATTACCTGCTAAAGGTACAACAACCGCCGCCGGGATTACTCGTAGCAGTACGTACAGTACCGGATTTGCGGAAATTCAGGTAATGCAGCAGAAAATTATGAGTATGCAGGCAGAAATTAATGCTCTCAAGCAACAAATTGGACAAATCGTCGGTTTTATCAACAAAAAATAG
- the lipA gene encoding lipoyl synthase: MTESPSLLKSFEEKNHFVEAVEAEKPLSPTSLPSPKIFASPRKSPIVESIPDWLRRPLGKASEISTVQRIVKQRQIHTICEEGRCPNRGECYAQKTATFLLMGPVCTRSCAFCQVDKGHAPMPLDLEEPQKVAEAVQLLGLKYVVLTSVARDDLPDGGASWFAKVIAKIRCLNPETQIEVLTSDFWGGKESSQEAWRSRIATVVEQNPVCYNHNIETVKRLQGRVRRGAKYDRSMQVLQIVKQLAPQITTKSGLMLGHGETQTEVIAAMADLRSVECDRLTIGQYMRPSLAHLPVQKYWTPEEFTQLGEIARNMGFSHVRSAPLVRSSYHAGESE; the protein is encoded by the coding sequence ATGACTGAATCACCATCTCTATTGAAAAGCTTTGAGGAGAAAAACCACTTTGTAGAGGCGGTGGAGGCTGAAAAACCCCTCTCCCCAACTTCTTTGCCATCTCCGAAGATTTTTGCGTCGCCGCGCAAATCACCAATTGTTGAATCAATACCCGATTGGTTGCGTCGCCCGCTTGGTAAAGCTAGTGAAATTTCTACTGTCCAACGGATTGTCAAGCAACGGCAAATTCATACTATTTGCGAAGAAGGACGTTGCCCAAACCGGGGCGAGTGCTACGCTCAAAAAACTGCAACTTTCTTATTGATGGGCCCAGTATGCACTAGGTCTTGCGCGTTTTGTCAAGTAGATAAAGGTCATGCACCAATGCCTCTAGACCTAGAAGAACCGCAAAAAGTAGCCGAAGCCGTGCAATTATTGGGTTTAAAGTATGTGGTTTTGACTTCCGTAGCTAGAGATGATTTGCCGGATGGGGGAGCAAGTTGGTTTGCAAAAGTAATTGCCAAGATCCGGTGCTTAAATCCAGAAACCCAAATTGAAGTATTGACATCAGACTTTTGGGGTGGGAAGGAAAGTAGCCAGGAGGCGTGGCGAAGTCGGATTGCGACCGTAGTAGAGCAAAATCCTGTATGTTACAACCACAATATTGAAACCGTCAAAAGGTTACAAGGACGAGTGCGGCGGGGTGCTAAATACGATCGCTCTATGCAGGTTTTACAAATAGTCAAACAATTAGCGCCGCAAATAACAACAAAATCAGGGTTAATGCTTGGACATGGAGAAACCCAAACCGAAGTAATTGCAGCAATGGCAGACTTAAGAAGTGTGGAATGCGATCGCTTGACTATAGGGCAATATATGCGTCCATCGTTGGCACACTTACCCGTGCAAAAGTATTGGACACCAGAAGAATTTACTCAATTAGGAGAAATTGCCCGAAATATGGGTTTTAGTCACGTGCGATCGGCTCCATTGGTGCGTAGCTCTTACCATGCGGGAGAAAGTGAGTAG
- a CDS encoding photosystem I protein PsaX: MTAKMNDPKGATMNTSTAPYPFRTIVSLILLAGNFLVAAIYFHIVNP; the protein is encoded by the coding sequence ATGACTGCCAAAATGAACGATCCCAAAGGCGCAACTATGAATACTAGCACTGCTCCTTATCCATTTCGGACTATTGTTTCCTTGATTCTTTTAGCTGGTAACTTTTTAGTTGCGGCTATCTATTTCCACATTGTTAATCCCTAG
- a CDS encoding branched-chain amino acid ABC transporter permease has translation MAGQLAQLFINGIAVGSIIALAAVGLTLTYGILRLSNFAHGDFMTLGAYIALFGNLRGVNIWLSIILGVLGTIAGMLLSEKLLWSTMRDRRASSTTLIIISIGLALFIRNGIILIWGGASQSYDLPVTNALTLWGLRIPQNQLLVMGLAAAAILALHYLLQYTKVGKAMRAVADDIDLARVSGIDVERVVIWTWIIAGTLTAIGGCMYGLTTGLRPNMGWFLILPMFASVILGGIGNPYGAIAAALIIGVTQEMSTPWLGSQYKLAVALAFMILVLLIRPKGLFRSTI, from the coding sequence ATGGCTGGACAACTAGCACAATTATTCATTAATGGCATTGCTGTAGGCAGTATTATCGCTCTCGCTGCGGTAGGGCTAACTTTAACTTACGGCATTTTGCGGTTATCAAATTTTGCCCATGGAGACTTTATGACTTTGGGCGCTTATATCGCTCTTTTTGGCAATCTTCGGGGCGTGAATATTTGGCTATCAATAATTTTAGGCGTATTAGGCACGATTGCCGGAATGTTATTGTCAGAAAAATTGCTTTGGTCAACCATGCGCGATCGCCGCGCTAGTTCTACTACTCTAATTATTATTTCGATTGGACTTGCTTTATTTATCCGCAATGGCATTATTCTAATTTGGGGCGGTGCTAGTCAAAGCTATGATTTGCCTGTGACTAATGCTCTAACACTTTGGGGGTTAAGAATACCTCAAAATCAGTTATTAGTTATGGGACTTGCGGCGGCTGCCATCCTAGCATTGCATTACTTATTGCAGTACACCAAAGTCGGTAAAGCGATGCGGGCGGTAGCAGACGATATCGATCTTGCTCGTGTTTCGGGGATAGATGTCGAGCGAGTAGTTATTTGGACTTGGATAATTGCTGGCACTTTGACCGCTATCGGCGGCTGTATGTACGGTTTAACCACAGGTTTACGCCCCAATATGGGCTGGTTTTTGATTTTACCAATGTTTGCTTCGGTGATTTTGGGAGGCATTGGCAACCCTTACGGAGCGATCGCGGCGGCTTTAATTATTGGTGTTACCCAAGAAATGAGTACACCTTGGTTGGGTTCTCAATACAAACTAGCAGTAGCTTTAGCGTTTATGATTTTAGTCCTGTTAATTCGTCCTAAAGGCTTGTTTAGAAGCACGATTTAG
- a CDS encoding sensor histidine kinase: MRRFYFTSLRDRLILLILVCILPVLGMTLYNGIEDRRLAILQTRADMLKVSKIAATHQEQVLQNAQQLLFVLAKFTRVRTAKMNECGTLLKDVLKSYPIYNNIGVVTSKGQVVCSALPSITGVETIQDRHWWQQIVINRTFAVGKFPDSSSQNSIICAYPLFNEQNQVESAVFVVLDSSWLSQIVPKIPLPKGATLSIIDRHGSEIVRYPKPKDWQVKSTMNMPIIKDMLATGKNVAQIRGVDGSEHLYIPTQTTRFADPNRYMAAIGISQIDPFAQASRALNRNLLGLAIVTAIAITIAWISSELFWIRPLKKLVSATARIAAGDLTTRTNLPDRHEELSQLAQTFDYMAASLERQLTDLQRVEMEVRQLNQTLEQRVEERTVQLEFTNKELEAFSYSVSHDLRAPLRHIIGFVEALERGLEPTGALKNRQLAHYLSVINNSSYKMGLLIDGLLRLSRVGQKPLSTQKVNVRTLVDTAIALVVQHPDSLTIKFTITELPTVEGDSTLLQQVFSNLIDNAVKFSSFRHPPEINIGSLPDGTIFIRDNGIGFQMEYADKLFAAFQRLHPQPDFPGTGIGLAIVQRIIHRHRGKVWVESQPTLGTTFYIKI; the protein is encoded by the coding sequence ATGCGCCGTTTTTATTTTACTAGCCTGCGCGATCGCTTAATTTTACTAATACTTGTTTGCATTCTACCCGTACTAGGAATGACACTATATAACGGCATAGAAGATCGACGTTTAGCTATACTTCAAACGCGAGCAGATATGCTCAAAGTTAGCAAGATTGCGGCTACTCATCAAGAGCAAGTTCTGCAAAATGCTCAACAGTTATTATTTGTGTTGGCAAAATTTACGCGAGTCCGCACTGCAAAAATGAACGAGTGTGGAACGCTTTTAAAAGATGTCCTCAAGTCCTATCCAATTTATAACAATATTGGGGTAGTCACATCCAAGGGGCAAGTAGTTTGTAGCGCTTTGCCCTCCATAACGGGAGTTGAAACGATCCAAGATCGCCACTGGTGGCAACAAATAGTCATAAATCGTACTTTTGCCGTTGGCAAATTCCCTGATAGCTCTAGTCAAAACTCCATTATCTGCGCTTACCCACTATTTAACGAGCAAAATCAAGTAGAGTCAGCAGTATTCGTCGTTTTAGATTCTAGTTGGCTTAGTCAAATTGTGCCTAAAATTCCGCTTCCAAAAGGGGCGACTCTAAGCATCATCGATCGCCATGGTTCGGAGATTGTTCGCTATCCAAAGCCGAAAGATTGGCAAGTAAAATCTACGATGAATATGCCAATAATTAAGGATATGTTAGCCACTGGAAAAAATGTTGCCCAAATTCGCGGCGTAGACGGTAGCGAACACTTGTATATCCCCACGCAGACAACCCGTTTCGCCGATCCCAATAGGTATATGGCGGCTATTGGAATTTCCCAAATCGATCCCTTTGCGCAAGCTAGTAGGGCTTTGAACCGCAACTTGCTGGGACTTGCGATAGTTACAGCGATCGCCATAACTATCGCCTGGATAAGTAGCGAACTATTCTGGATTCGTCCCCTAAAAAAATTAGTTAGTGCTACCGCGAGGATTGCGGCGGGGGATCTAACTACTCGAACCAATTTACCCGATCGCCATGAAGAACTTAGCCAACTAGCGCAGACTTTTGATTATATGGCTGCGTCCCTAGAGCGCCAACTTACCGACTTGCAACGGGTAGAAATGGAAGTTAGACAACTCAATCAAACTTTAGAGCAACGAGTTGAGGAGCGTACCGTCCAATTAGAATTTACAAATAAAGAATTAGAAGCATTTTCCTATTCTGTATCTCACGATTTACGCGCTCCTTTGCGGCATATCATTGGTTTTGTTGAAGCTCTAGAGCGCGGATTAGAACCTACAGGCGCTTTAAAAAATCGCCAGCTTGCTCATTATCTAAGTGTAATTAATAATAGCAGCTATAAAATGGGACTGCTGATTGATGGTTTGTTGAGATTGTCGCGGGTTGGGCAAAAACCCTTAAGTACCCAAAAAGTTAATGTCCGCACTTTGGTGGATACTGCTATTGCTTTAGTAGTTCAACATCCTGATAGTTTGACGATAAAATTTACTATTACAGAATTACCCACTGTGGAGGGCGATTCTACGTTACTTCAACAAGTATTTAGTAACTTAATTGACAATGCTGTTAAATTTAGTAGCTTTCGCCATCCACCCGAAATTAACATCGGCTCTTTACCTGACGGCACAATTTTTATTCGAGATAACGGCATTGGTTTTCAAATGGAATATGCAGATAAATTGTTTGCCGCATTTCAGCGTTTGCATCCCCAACCAGATTTTCCCGGTACTGGGATAGGACTTGCAATTGTGCAAAGAATTATTCATCGCCATCGAGGTAAAGTTTGGGTTGAAAGTCAACCCACTTTAGGTACAACTTTTTATATAAAAATTTAA